tctatcatcacgaacggtgtagacacgatcaatgaccaaccaagtctaattcagttactacgaacggtgctgacacggcagaagatctaattcggttactacgaacggtactgacacgatcaaatctcagagatctaattccatcatcacgaacggtgtggacacgatcaattgcttctacagtctaattcagttactacaaacggtgctgaaacgacaagagaatctaattctatcatcacgaacgatgtagacacgattatctctccaaagatctaattcatttactacgaacagtaatgacacgatcaacactcaaacaattacttctcaaacacttcagtctcgacatctggatggcatcttcaagcccatctccaaacacctggatggcatcttcaagcccatctccgacaaaagtccctgcttcaactggggcaaatttcttggtattctagtgttcaatcatcttccaccttcagataccgactagcatacaaaccactctacatcttcaggtttaagataattgaacaggggcagctgtcataccccaaaatttgcccatcatattttcatACTCAAGTTCATTTGAATCTTAGAAGCTTAAGATTCGACTGAGTATGCACTCTCCTAAACTACAGTCTCCAAACTAGGGTTTAGTGTCTCTTCAAGAAAAGTCAACttatgatacctcaagtggattccatgatctctcatatgcCTCACAGTACCCTCattccaagtttcaagccctgattcaaaagattgctcacttaatgacccaaacgatcaataatcgactgactgacctaaaagtcaaactatggtcaaagtgtAGTTAAAACTCAtgattttttggtcaacatcctcattatgaagtatcattcatcatttgatcaagtattgatcatgattcatcaagaaaagttcagaaatcaacaaaacctaaagtttctaaattagggtttctagaagaaagtcaactaaactttgaccagccataactcctacatgaaGTATAAAAAATTtctcatccaaagctcattttgagggaaattgaattctctacaactttgtctctcacatgccaagtacaaaaatgtttcatttgagGGATATGAGCTAATacgttacaggtccttctaaaagatcgcaaaaatgcattttttctcaaagctcataacttgagcatggaatattcaattgagatgaaacaaaagacatcatttagaggacactataagctttctaaaaagctcaagaacacgtccatataataaaaaatgaaggagttatgacttTCACAAGTTGGGCGAGATATGGAAAATGGATGAAAACCTAATTGATGATTTACACGCTTTTGAATAATGGGCCTAAAATATGGATGTTAAATATGTCCATGAGCTTCATAAGCATCCTCAAActaattactttatttttataaaatttatcttgtttatttgaatttttttttattcatttaaatgcaaataaattattataaaatattggaaAATTAGTTtcaatgaaagatttgatttcctTATCAATTCTAATCAACCAAGAGGGCCAAATATGCTAAGAATTTCGTGACAAGAGGAGTAGGAAATAGTGGGAATAACATGggccaaaaatagaaagaaatatgTGAGATCTTCTCAAAACTTTCAAGTCATCAAGGAAAGCAAAGGTCCAAGCCCAATGTTTGACCTAAAAACTActcatatatatatttaaaaggtTCAGACAGGGAGGAGGGGGATGGTTGGCCAATTACGTTAGGGTTTCAAAGGTTGGAAAATATCAAAAACTAGGGCAAGAGAAAACGAATTCCACACATTCCCGTCTGGggtaccgccatccttccagtactcagcggtaccgccatccttccagCATCCTGGTGTGCCCTCGTCCTTCCAGCAGGCGGGAGGACCTAGCATTCCATTCACACATACTGGTGTGCCCCCGCCCAGCTTTCCATTCGCCCATACTGGCATGCCTTCATCCTTCTAGCATACTGGAGGATCTGGTTTCTCATATCCCATGCAGATGACTTCCTCCTTTCAGCATACGGGAGGATCCAGCAGTACAcctccgacacaggctggacggtctcctagtccacgccccacacaagctggacgatctccccgtccacgtccgacacaggttggacgatctcctagtccacgccccacacaggttggaggctcacgcaccccacatcccacacatgtaccagcccgtgaggttgatgaggcagttgatgagatagacggagctgatcttcgtgggagggatgatcccgatgagattcatgtcgttgacggtagattttggaatcatcccgaaggaagcaagtaagtttcctatttaacaacttttatagtatgtatatattttcattttttgtataaatttatatctaacattttcattttttctttcagttttactccgagtcggactgctgcaaGGATTGTTAACTATAGAGttcagcagatgtataaatcagcttttaagagctatggggacgtcgataataaagatgaatggtttagaatgtttaaggtattgttatttatttaagttgtgcatttaatttatttttttagttatggttatttaaatgaaattctcattataattacttaacattttattttgatGTCATACAAAACATTATTGCAGGAGAAATGCGTGTGGGATCCATTGAGTGAAAAAACCgttcagaaagttttcaataccagatgctctaaaagaatgtctgatatgctgcggcgagtaagggagaattatgagcttcacggcatccgtcctagctggataggcgaggaggtttttcaggagcttgtaatatattggaggactccagaattccgggctaaatcaaaaacttttaagaagatgagggcatatgaaaagggcggttgtgtcaacacagttggaagtattagcaccgccgagcatgcccgacgattggtaaaagttttaaaatttttaagttacatctttattcataatataatttactaattatttttatattatataggcTAAGCAGTTGGGGAGAAgaccattgatgcctgagctgatttcgaggacccggacaaggagatcgggaggtgttgtcgacgagcgcacgaggatgtatcttgtaagtgaaatttacgttgtttattttttttatattggtacaaagtttgtgatgtgaatttcatgtggcaattgattaattgccacgtgaaaatcatgtggcaaatcataagttgtggcgtgaaaatcacgtggcaacgttttaatatattttaatttataatatgtatatatttatttagtattattaaatatgcatttaaatatttaacttaatttttttattgaatatgtgtgcaggaagaatatgatagacgacttgccatttttctggaaaataatcctcaattcatgccagcagagggggagccgcttaacgcggatgttgatcactacatttggtgtgatgttattaaagataaagggcctaatggttgcttttttggggctggaaatttggcgtccaGCTATAGATCTGGTGACCGTAATCTGTTCcaaagagttcaggatggagagggtggatcgcgtcaaccaaatctgacacaggaacaaactgaattaataaggcaaatggcgagacgcgaaagtgaggcccagttggagatgatgcggaagaggcaggctgatatggaggagcagcatgcgcaGCAGATAGAGGGCATTATGAAGAAacaagctgagatggaggagcagatgagacggtttatgcaaggaggtggaaattacagtaatgttcctcctcaagatcagccggaggatgacggagtggctgatgattttaatccggataattattttccggatgatgatgcttcttaaaatttttttgtattttatttgtttttaatttatttttatgtaacttattatacattttaattcattaaaatattagttttaaatgtttagttttatttaattgaatttattacataatgtttattatatgaatttattttatacaaatttattatataaattagtttttatagattttattatatatactttattatataaattttattttatagattttattatataaattttattatatataaattttattatatatatattttattatatatttattaattatataataaattttaattcattaaaatattaaaatatattttattgtagcgtgaataaattttttaaaaaaaaaaaacatttaatgtaGCGATGTGGTAAACACGTCACTACATTGGTCAACAACACATTTCcccacacctgccacacctgctgtTGCCATGCTTGCTCCTGCGACATAAATgctcacgtcgctactttttggttgccacgtgattttgAACGTTGCGACGTGTAATCCACGTTGCTGCAGAGAACATTTTTTGTAGTGTTAATACATTtctactttaattttttttttctattttccttCAAGTATTTTGtagtgttgtaccccaatttttgaccactaagATCTCGCCCTATTTCAAATAGTAGGATCAAATTAGAAAAAAAAGTCAGCTCTAGATTCTAGTCATCCCAAAACTGGATCAAAGATGTTAaatcagatgtctcaacatcttgacAAGAAGAGTATGACTTTTACCTCGATCTCAAGAATCAAAGAAGAGATGACTCCTGAAAACTCATCCGACGATCTGGCTCTGTTGAGAAAGCAGTTCAACAACATATTAAAGAAGGCCATACTGAATCATGAAGGGTATGAACAAGGAAAACAAATCATATACCTCAAGAAACATGAGAGAGGCTCAGCTGTTTCATGGTCAGGGGAAAGGttcaaaagagaaaacaaaaagaaaaaagtcaAATAAGAAGATATCATGAGTGAAGCATGTTAAttaccgtataccatttttgaaccaaaagtatttggatcataaatatcattttggcatataaaaatatatagagcaataatacattttattatttttgtttaggtatcatttacaaaaatatttggatcaatagtaaattatcatatataaaaatatttagatcaataataatatttttcccatatatacaattttttaatcaaaaatatttggatcataaatatcatttttcgtatataaaatatttagatcgataaaagatttttttcacgtatacaaatattatatttgtttaggtatcatttacaaaaaagtatttggattaatagtaaattttcttatataaaaatatttagatgaataatagattttttcccgtgtagtatttatgaataaaaaatatttggatcataaataccgttTTTCGTATATagaaatatatagatcaataatagatttttctcatatataaatattatttttgtttaaacaaaattataatatatattattgaaaatatatttagatgtaatatatacacaatccatatTGGACCAACTAGCTGAAGCCCAACTCATGAGCCACAAGAATCTAATAGCAAATACTAAATGAATACACTTCAACACTAATGACTAAATGATTACACTTCAACACTAATGACAAGCTAACTGCTATGCATAATACTTGAGTTTGTTGATTTAAGGTTTGAAAAGCAGGTCTTTTATTCCCTTGATTGGAAGCGTGTTGCCTTCATTGAgattatcaaaggagtttgacgTGGAAGCTGTTTTATTTCCTCCATTATTTCTATCATTACAAGTAAACATTATTAAATTTATGGTCAGTCAACTCAAGAACCCTACACCCTCAATTAAGCgtacaagaaaaatcaagaatatCAAATTTTTCTATAAGTTTATGGTCAGTCAACTCAAGAACCCTACACCCTCATCTCACCTTTATATCACACCCTCACCTCATTTTCATCAGTCACATTCATACAAAATAAGTTTATGGTCAGTCAACTCAAGAATCCTACACCCTCGTCTCACTTTTATAGCACACCCTCACCTCATTTTCATCATTCTCATTCATACAAAACTTTTTTTACAATGCCTCTCCTTCcctttctttgttttctttttttcataaTAGTTTCCCAAGCCAAAGTCAGAGGACTTGCATCATGTGATAACAACAGAGGCAACTACACAGCCAACAGCACCTACGACAACAACCTCAAAACCGTTATATCTAGTTTCTATTCTCATAAAGAAATTAACTACGGTTTCTACAATTTCTCGTATGGCCAGGATCCAAACAAAGTATATGCCATTGCAATGTGTAGCGGAGATCTTAACCCCAATGAGTGTCTAACATACCTAAACAGTTCTTTTACCGATCTTAGAGAGCAGTGTCCAAATCAAAAAGAGGCGATTGTTTGGAGTGGGAGTTTAACTTTGTGGTACTCTAATCGCTCAATATTTACGACAGTAGAATATAAACCTACAAAGGGtgttgtaaatgggggagttgTACCCGACGTGGACAAGTTTAGCGAAGCACTGAATAAACTCTTGACAGATATTAAAGACAAAGCTGCAGCAGGTGACTCCCGTCTTAAATATGATGCAGCTAAGTATGAGAATGCAAATTTTAAGACTATATATGGTGCTGTGCAGTGTGTGCCTGATTTGTCATCGCAACAATGCATTGATTGCTTGGAAGATATAATTTCAGCAATTCCAATTTGTTGTAATGGCAGGAAAGGAGCACGAATTTATAAACCAAGTTGCCATCTTAGATATGAAATTTATAACTTCTCTAATGCTACCGTTGAGTTATACTCAGTTGCAACTCCACCATCACAATCCACCACTAACACTTCTTCGGGTAAGTAGTTCTCACATCTATATATTAAAGATGCTTAATTGCTTGAAAATCACACACACTAACTACAGTGAAAATATTAGTAACTGTCACTAAATTTGTGGTGCAGGACACAACAAAACACGTACTGTCATCGCCATAGCAGTGCCATCTGTTTTTGTGGTTTTGGTAGCTATTCTTACCTATTTCTGTTTGCGGGTGAGAAAACCAAAACACAGTTTTGAAGGTATGCATACttcactaaaaaaatatttagagagGTCTGCAAATTTTTATAACAGATCGACTTGCATTTGTACCTTTAAAAAAACTATCTTATTTAACTTGGTTAATGTCTTAAGCTAACAATGAAGAATACGAAGACGACGGAGAAGATGAAATAATGGTCGTTGAGTCATTGCAATTTAGCTTTGATACGATACAAGTTGCTACAAAtcacttttcaaattcaaataaaattgggCATGGGGGATTTGGAGATGTTTATCGGGTAAGGATTCATTTCTCTCTCTCGTATAATTAGTGCATGCTATCAAAATATTATAGTAGAAATTTTTGTATACTATATCTAAAAGTGAAATTTTTTTAGGGTAAACTTTCTAATGGACAAAAAATTGCGGTCAAAAGGTTATCAATAGATTCTGCTCAAGGAGACAGGGAATTTAAAAATGAAGTAACATTAGTAGCCAAACTTCAACATCGGAATTTAGTCAAACTACTTGGTTTCAGTCTAGAAGGAAGGGAAAGATTACTTATTTACGAATTTGTTGTGAATAAAAGTCTAGATTACTTCATATTCGGTAGGTTATCATATCAACTTAATTAGAAAATTGCATTTACTTAAACGTTATTATGTCTAGACAAATACTAACtattaaaattgttttgaaattcgTACTATCTTTATTTTTACAGATCCGACAAAGAAAGCACTGTTGAATTGGGCCAATCGCTATGAAATCATAAGAGGTATTGCACGAGGTCTTCTTTATCTCCACGAG
The sequence above is drawn from the Vicia villosa cultivar HV-30 ecotype Madison, WI unplaced genomic scaffold, Vvil1.0 ctg.000353F_1_1, whole genome shotgun sequence genome and encodes:
- the LOC131627273 gene encoding cysteine-rich receptor-like protein kinase 44; its protein translation is MPLLPFLCFLFFIIVSQAKVRGLASCDNNRGNYTANSTYDNNLKTVISSFYSHKEINYGFYNFSYGQDPNKVYAIAMCSGDLNPNECLTYLNSSFTDLREQCPNQKEAIVWSGSLTLWYSNRSIFTTVEYKPTKGVVNGGVVPDVDKFSEALNKLLTDIKDKAAAGDSRLKYDAAKYENANFKTIYGAVQCVPDLSSQQCIDCLEDIISAIPICCNGRKGARIYKPSCHLRYEIYNFSNATVELYSVATPPSQSTTNTSSGHNKTRTVIAIAVPSVFVVLVAILTYFCLRVRKPKHSFEANNEEYEDDGEDEIMVVESLQFSFDTIQVATNHFSNSNKIGHGGFGDVYRGKLSNGQKIAVKRLSIDSAQGDREFKNEVTLVAKLQHRNLVKLLGFSLEGRERLLIYEFVVNKSLDYFIFDPTKKALLNWANRYEIIRGIARGLLYLHEDSRLRIIHRDLKASNILLDSEMNPKIADFGLAKLFVLDQTQGNTNRIVGTYGYMAPEYAMHGQFSVKSDVFSFGILVLEIISGQKNSTNICIGNDVEYLLSYAWKSWNEGRATNIIDPSLHNISQNEIMRCIHIGLLCIQEEVEARPTMASVALMLNSHSLTLSIPSKPAYFYGSETRNLPNIQISGGNPNGSHESINQVSITDPYPR